Proteins encoded by one window of Nasonia vitripennis strain AsymCx chromosome 5, Nvit_psr_1.1, whole genome shotgun sequence:
- the LOC100301993 gene encoding uncharacterized protein LOC100301993 (The RefSeq protein has 1 substitution compared to this genomic sequence): MDFTSTLNNAFTGSNKNIEMYHSTNNDLSIILAGNHLNEVNLNSDYDSGFCSYINQSTILAGNVSTFDHSNKKCSITRGKENRITFDENESVDEDNEIDVLNTNIDAICDQSEMFYDSLECKIDSSETTTESVNNTSQEGKLTPLIDVQSSEQSNGTFRVQICIKGFKEENKPVTNLKFKQVTHGVYDNFNKKAARRSKLANFNRSSKTIEKNKAIVGTPNFEDFDNKENYDPKNIAQFSMRSCINFNKLDRNCL; this comes from the exons ATGGACTTTACGAGTACTTTAAATAACG CATTCACTGggtcaaacaaaaatattgaaatgtaTCACTCAACTAACAATGATTTGAGCATAATATTGGCAGGCAATCATTTAAAcgaagtaaatttaaatagtgACTATGACAGTGGCTTTTGTTCTTACATAAATCAATCGACAATACTAGCAGGAAATGTGTCTACATTTGATcatagtaataaaaaatgtagtaTTACCAGAGGAAAAGAAAATAGGATTACtttcgatgaaaatgaaaGTGTTGATGAAGATAACGAAATCGATGTATTGAATACAAATATTGATGCAATATGTGATCAAAGTGAAATGTTTTACGATAGTCTAGAGTGCAAAATTGATTCATCGGAAACAACAACTGA GTCAGTAAACAATACTTCTCAAGAAGGAAAACTGACTCCATTAATTGATGTTCAATCGTCTGAGCAAAGCAATGGTACATTTCGAGTACAGATTTGTATTAAAGGTTTTAAGGAGGAAAATAAACCtgtaacaaatttaaaatttaaacaagTAACTCATGGtgtttatgataattttaacaaaaaagctGCTCGTAAGAGCAAACTTGCGAATTTCAATCGATCATCAAAAACGATAGAAAAGAACAAAGCAATAGTAGGTACACCGAATTTCGAAGATTTtgataataaagaaaattatgaCCCTAAAAATATAGCGCAGTTTTCGATGAGAAGTTgcataaattttaacaaacttGATCGTAATTGTCTTTAA
- the LOC100124118 gene encoding 39S ribosomal protein L13, mitochondrial produces MSLVRRAQQWGVFAQTWHVFDATWQDPYKSALVIAHYLKGLQKPIHHPSNDCGDHVVVINSKDIALRGDEWQMRVYFHHNTYHHGASWTKAWELHKKDPTMIVQKAVYSVLGSTLKRRYDMKRLHVFYNDEIPEKIKANISSQIKQLRPVPVRLDHISQEELDQFPQLVKLPDKYVLT; encoded by the exons ATGTCACTCGTACGCAGAGCTCAG CAATGGGGCGTTTTTGCTCAAACATGGCATGTTTTCGATGCCACATGGCAAGATCCATACAAAAGTGCACTAGTAATAGCACATTATCTGAAGGGATTGCAGAAACCTATACATCATCCTTCAA atGATTGTGGTGATCACGTTGTTGTTATAAATAGTAAGGATATTGCACTAAGAGGAGATGAATGGCAAATGCGAGTTTACTTTCACCACAACACTTATCACCATGGTGCATCGTGGACAAAAGCATGGGAACTTCATAAAAAAGATCCAACAATG ATTGTACAAAAAGCAGTTTATAGTGTGTTAGGAAGTACTTTAAAAAGAAGGTATGATATGAAACGTCTTCACGTATTTTATAATGACGAAATACCAGAGAAAATCAAGGCAAACATAAGTTCTCAAATAAAGCAGCTAAGGCCTGTACCAGTAAGACTTGACCACATATCTCAAGAAGAACTAGATCAATTCCCTCAACTTGTGAAATTGCCAGATAAATATGTTTTAACATAA
- the LOC100124117 gene encoding DNA mismatch repair protein PMS1, translating to MSIKPLSKETVKLINSGQVISSIYSAIKELVENSLDAQAQNIEVNLVDDGLSLIEVKDNGCGISRDDAQYMALHAHTSKISDFNDLDLLSTYGFRGEGLTSVCQVADVTISTKTEEDVTMLRYTLNHDGQVVDSELSHGLTGTTVQMRNLFKNMPVRRNILTNKKRMNQELKAIELLLKMFSICKPSVRFMLRVNGKTVFTKISCKTVMEAVRSVYGSQIFPKLTHITKSFGQTEMQLFIPDKNVKDASEVSQVGLQFVCVNGRPIKSKEIEKKINKRISEYFNQNTSSSRKFVFCLILKVDPSMLDVNLEPNKDKIYLQNETAVLSEIDNSLLSFYELQDSQMSTQQSDIENVNCNFNILNESDKVNQVEKEWPACKKRKLNLKDENIHDTSTSNKNSPVKRKSMDNTRKQSDASFLQSINGPALSDSDSNDADAEHFDKRISKPKDKAPEMMDIAELDNEDNNSELFDLAPNPITNHQVVKETLSQLPKVDLGEDFDWEEIVNKSNKSNGVKTESSEVILDKITVTDVAWSKGQVPGLQGGVAIGFDDEQNSAKNNRDFRESPIVQSEDSESFDFQKDVKTINDSEEPIDDSNVSIPENAEFEWNVNVKNTKKKTPSKKNSEKSAGTSKQVKRSLASSNDPTQTKILFAGDNAGLINTGLSAFAMYCAEARTKILKEHPELTPAEVAVYMNQQWKEISPEERQYYRDLANKQNQSENNTSLSQAPKKSKPKLSQAEADKNRKQLVSMLESMKVNKTEAKKENIIMKTFALWDMSTSIVKERFQMPEVTEVERFIVGPLNSKIWIVNIKSKLFVFDVTILHDGLNVKDYDISQISAGYVNDLVDKWITEQSNMNVFHQLHSMEKY from the exons ATGTCGATTAAACCGCTGAGTAAAGAAACGGTAAAACTCATCAACAGCGGACAAGTTATTTCATCGATCTACAGTGCAATCAAAGAACTCGTGGAAAATTCTCTTGATGCTCAAGCACAGAACATCGAGGTTAATctg GTGGATGATGGTTTGTCACTCATTGAAGTCAAAGATAATGGTTGTGGAATTAGTAGAGATGATGCTCAATACATGGcattacacgcacacacatctAAGATTTCAGACTTTAATGATTTAG ACTTACTGTCAACCTATGGATTTCGAGGTGAAGGTTTGACTTCAGTTTGTCAAGTAGCAGATGTAACAATATCAACAAAAACTGAAGAAGATGTAACTATGTTACGCTATACATTGAATCATGATGGGCAGGTTGTTGATTCAGAATTATCTCATGGATTGACTG GCACAACAGTACAAAtgagaaatttatttaaaaatatgccTGTTCGAAGAAATATTCTgactaataaaaaaagaatgaacCAAGAATTAAAAGCAATAGAAttgcttttaaaaatgttttctatTTGCAAACCTTCGGTAAGATTTATGCTCAGAGTAAATGGTAAAactgtttttacaaaaataagttGTAAAACTGTAATGGAAGCTGTTAGGTCTGTTTACGGATCACAAATTTTCCCAAAATTGACCCACATTACAAAAAGTTTTGGTCAA ACTGAAATGCAACTGTTTATACcagataaaaatgtaaaagatGCCAGTGAAGTATCACAAGTTGGGTTGCAATTTGTGTGTGTAAATGGTCGACCAATTAAATCAAAAGAAATTGAAAAG aaaataaataaaagaatttcAGAATATTTCAACCAGAACACTTCAAGTTCTcgtaaatttgtattttgtttGATACTTAAAGTTGATCCATCAATGCTTGATGTAAATTTGGAACCAAATAAGGATAAAATATACCTTCAGAATgag ACTGCAGTATTGAGTGAAATAGATAACTCTCTTCTTAGTTTCTATGAACTTCAAGATTCTCAGATGTCAACACAACAAAGTGATATTGAAAATGTCAAttgcaattttaatattcTAAATGAGTCAGATAAAGTTAACCAAGTGGAAAAAGAGTGGCCTGCATGTAAAAAACGAAAACTTAATTTAAAAGATGAGAACATTCATGATACAAGtacatcaaataaaaatagcccagttaaaagaaaatcaatgg ATAATACAAGGAAACAATCGGACGCTTCTTTTTTGCAATCTATAAATGGACCAGCACTAAGTGATTCAGATTCAAACGATGCAGATGCAGAACACTTTGATAAAAGGATATCGAAGCCAAAAGATAAGGCACCTGAAATGATGGACATAGCAGAACTCGACAATGAAGACAATAATTCTGAACTTTTTGACCTTGCTCCAAATCCTATCACAAATCACCAGGTTGTGAAAGAAACTTTGTCTCAATTGCCAAAGGTGGATTTGGGAGAAGATTTCGACTGGGAAGAAATCgttaataaaagtaataaatcaaATGGTGTAAAAACTGAAAGTTCTGAAGTAATCCTTGATAAAATAACAGTGACTGATGTAGCATGGAGCAAAGGGCAAGTTCCAGGATTGCAA GGTGGTGTTGCTATTGGATTTGATGATGAACAAAACAGTGCTAAAAACAACAGAGACTTCAGAGAAAGCCCGATAGTTCAGTCAGAAGATTCCGAATCATTTGACTTTCAGAAAGATGTGAAGACAATTAATGATAGTGAAGAAcctattgatgatagcaatgTATCAATTCCGGAAAATGCAGAGTTTGAATGGaatgtaaatgtaaaaaacacaaaaaagaaaactccATCTAAAAAGAATAGTGAAAAATCAGCTGGCACATCCAAACAAGTTAAAAGATCTCTTGCTTCCTCT AATGATCCCACTCAAACTAAGATTCTTTTTGCTGGAGATAACGCAGGTTTGATTAATACGGGACTATCAGCCTTTGCTATGTATTGTGCAGAAGCAAgaacaaaaa TTCTTAAAGAACATCCAGAACTCACACCTGCAGAGGTTGCAGTTTATATGAATCAACAGTGGAAAGAGATATCGCCTGAGGAACGGCAGTATTATCGCGATCttgcaaataaacaaaatcaaaGTGAGAATAATACCTCCTTGTCTCAGGCCCCTAAAAAGTCAAAACCTAAACTAAGCCAAGCTGAAGCAGACAAAAATAGAAAGCAGCTTGTAAGTATGCTGGAAAGTATGAAggtaaataaaactgaagcaaaaaaggaaaacataATAATGAAGACTTTTGCACTATGGGATATGAGTACATCGATAGTAAAAGAAAGATTCCAAAT GCCTGAAGTAACAGAAGTTGAACGATTTATTGTTGGTCcgttaaattcaaaaatttggattgtaaatataaaatcaaaacttTTTGTATTTGATGTTACAATACTTCATGATGGATTAAATGTAAAAGATTATGATATAAGCcag ATTAGTGCAGGCTACGTTAACGATCTTGTTGATAAATGGATTACAGAACAAAGTAATATGAACGTTTTTCATCAATTACATTCCatggaaaaatattaa